The following are encoded in a window of Staphylospora marina genomic DNA:
- the fabF gene encoding beta-ketoacyl-ACP synthase II produces the protein MRRRVVITGMGVLTPVGNTPEIFFSRLLEGRSGVGPITRFDPTGYPTTIAAEIDDFRAEDYLDRKEIRRMDLFTRFAVAAARMAAESARLDDPRIDRNRIGVMVGSGSGGLSMIQAEHERVLTSGPSRLSPYLAPAMLVNMACGEIAIAVGAYGPSAAVVTACATGASCIGEAMRMIRYGEADVMLAGGSEAPVTPLGLAAFSRIRALSRRNDEPGKASRPFDRSRDGFVAGEGAGVLVLEELEHALKRGVPILAELVGYGTSTDAHHVTAPRADGAGAVRSMTLALRDAGLQPEDIGYVNAHGTGTPLNDRMEAEAIRQVFGEWAPKVPVSSIKSMTGHLLGAAGAVELVASVQTLRTGWIPPTINLEEPDEGFELDFVPGRARRRECEFVMSNSFGFGGHNVSLIVKRWEEGVGSFSPIPEQVCFGTTAGHDK, from the coding sequence GTGAGACGAAGAGTGGTCATTACAGGGATGGGCGTATTGACGCCGGTCGGCAACACTCCCGAGATCTTTTTCTCCCGATTGCTGGAAGGAAGAAGCGGAGTGGGACCGATCACACGCTTTGATCCCACGGGGTATCCCACGACCATCGCGGCGGAGATCGATGATTTTCGCGCGGAGGATTATCTGGACCGGAAAGAGATCCGTCGGATGGATCTGTTCACCCGGTTTGCGGTGGCCGCCGCCCGGATGGCTGCCGAAAGCGCCCGGCTGGATGATCCCCGGATCGACCGGAACCGGATCGGGGTGATGGTGGGATCCGGCAGCGGGGGGTTGTCCATGATTCAGGCAGAGCACGAGCGGGTGCTGACATCGGGTCCCTCCCGGCTCAGTCCGTATCTGGCACCGGCCATGCTGGTGAACATGGCGTGCGGAGAGATCGCCATCGCCGTCGGGGCGTACGGACCTTCCGCCGCGGTGGTGACGGCGTGCGCCACCGGAGCCAGCTGCATCGGGGAAGCGATGCGAATGATCCGATACGGGGAGGCCGACGTGATGCTGGCAGGCGGGTCGGAAGCTCCCGTCACTCCGCTTGGTTTGGCGGCCTTCAGCCGGATCCGCGCGTTGTCCCGCCGAAACGATGAACCGGGAAAGGCCAGCCGGCCGTTCGACCGGAGCAGGGACGGATTTGTCGCCGGAGAGGGAGCCGGCGTTCTCGTCCTGGAGGAGTTGGAACATGCCCTGAAGCGTGGAGTGCCCATTTTGGCGGAACTGGTCGGATACGGAACGTCCACCGATGCTCACCATGTGACGGCCCCCCGCGCGGACGGGGCCGGCGCGGTCCGGTCGATGACCCTGGCTCTCCGGGATGCGGGTTTGCAACCGGAGGACATCGGCTATGTGAACGCCCACGGAACCGGCACACCGCTCAATGACCGGATGGAAGCGGAAGCGATTCGTCAGGTGTTCGGCGAGTGGGCGCCCAAGGTGCCCGTGAGTTCGATCAAATCGATGACCGGCCATTTGCTGGGGGCGGCCGGAGCCGTGGAACTGGTGGCATCCGTCCAAACCCTTCGCACGGGTTGGATTCCGCCGACCATCAATCTGGAAGAACCCGATGAGGGATTTGAACTCGATTTTGTGCCGGGGCGTGCCCGGCGCCGCGAATGTGAATTTGTGATGAGCAATTCCTTCGGATTCGGCGGGCACAATGTCAGCCTGATCGTCAAGCGCTGGGAAGAGGGAGTCGGTTCGTTTTCGCCCATCCCGGAACAAGTTTGTTTCGGGACAACCGCGGGTCATGACAAATGA
- the greA gene encoding transcription elongation factor GreA: protein MSQTKKEVLLTEEGLEKVKQELEHLKTHKRHEVAQRLKDAIAQGDLSENSEYDAAKEEQAFIESRIIHLENMIRNAKIISSEHLDKDVVNVGSTVTIRELFEDGEEGDEETYTIVGSAESNPSEFKISNESPIGAELIGKRVGDLIHVTTPDGVVIKFKVTKIE, encoded by the coding sequence ATGTCGCAAACGAAGAAAGAAGTACTGCTCACGGAAGAGGGGCTTGAAAAAGTCAAACAGGAATTGGAGCACCTGAAGACGCACAAGCGGCATGAAGTGGCTCAACGGTTGAAAGATGCGATCGCCCAGGGCGATTTGAGCGAAAACTCCGAGTACGATGCTGCGAAAGAAGAGCAGGCATTCATCGAATCCAGAATCATTCATCTTGAAAACATGATCCGAAATGCGAAAATCATCTCTTCGGAACACTTGGACAAGGATGTGGTGAATGTCGGTTCCACGGTGACCATCCGTGAACTGTTTGAGGACGGAGAGGAAGGAGACGAGGAGACCTACACCATCGTCGGCAGCGCGGAATCCAATCCGTCCGAATTCAAGATTTCCAACGAATCCCCGATCGGTGCCGAGCTGATCGGCAAACGCGTCGGCGATCTCATCCACGTCACCACTCCGGACGGTGTCGTGATCAAGTTCAAGGTGACCAAAATCGAGTGA